The sequence cttgcaaaataaattatctttcttcttgcaacacaaacattagtaattatacttcaaggttttgtgatcatcaaaatcaatctttaactcaatctttgggtcatcaataattattagaataaattaatatttggtaatataacataatattaaattatttaacataacatattaatgtattatgatataatataaatatattatatttataatataatacaataataaaagtataaaatattataattattagtataaattaatttctcataatataacataatattaaattatttaaaataacatattaatgtattataatgtaatgtaatataatacaatatttatagtataatacaatatataaagatataaaatattataattattattataaattaattttccataatataacataatattaaattatttaaaaatatatagcgtgggccgcgaggttgatgattaaaaaaaaacaatagattgattttggaagatatgaaaaaggattaaaatttttttcttctaaaatgtggttcaagagatgcatacaaaaattgaaaagaaaaataccttttcttacagaagggagtctgacggctaagattcttggctccagcagatttttaggtttataaagggataaactatgtaattatgttattttaatatgggcatttttgtcaaaaatacagttttccgaaaaagctgaaacagcttccttccaaaagctccaaattggagcttcctcccaaaagctgttttcagcttcccgcaaaagctgaaacagcttttcgaaaaatttaccaaacacagtttttcatctaaaagtacttttggagggccagaaagtgctttctggccctccaaaagctcccccaaatatGGCCTTATCTCTCTAGAAGGAAGTTTCATAGACAGAGATCTAGTTGCCACCATTAAGGTGGTTCATTCATTACAGCAatgataattatatcataaGCAAGTTGTGGGCTAACCGTGGAGACAATTACAGAAACATTggattttatattttgaaatttaaattatgtTATGTTAATTAGAAGATAATGATAaaggtttttttattttttatttgcaagATGTACAGATGGATGTCGTCATATTGATTATGAAATCAACTTACCTCTCAGGCAGGGCCTCCAGGATTCAAATATAatgcaatttaaaaatattaaatcttAATTTTTAATACAAATGCCACCAAAGGGAGTTTTCTGACGATTGCATCGCCTGGAATTTAAAAATGTTGTATTCCTACATTTATCTTTCAAGTATAACATACCAAAAAATAGtacaacattttttttcctGATTGAAAATAACATAGtttaaaaaaatagcttttgtTTCCGGGCTTAGGCCCGACCCAGCCCATAATGGACACCCGCAAGACCCTCCTCACCTCGTGAAAAGCTGTTGTAAGCGCGTGCGAAATTTCTCTTGTCGGCTTGCGTTACAAGCAAGCTACAAGGCCCACCACCTTCTCCGCCTTCTATAAATAGGTCCCCCAGTCCGGCTCCACCACGGTCTCTGGGGCGGCGTTCTCTCTTTCCCCTGCTGCGGGTGGTCGGCTCCGCTCGCACGATCGAAAGAAATGGAAGAGGAAGTCGAGGAAAGGGAAGCCGAATGGCAGGAGAGCGCTTCCAAACCCTCAATCTCCTCGTTTGAATTCCTTGGCAAGATCTCGTTCTTGATCGCGTTTCTCTGTTATTGAGTCAGCGGATAAAAGGTCGATCTCGTTCTGGATACGATCATTTGTGAACCCTAGTTTCTTTATCCCTCTCCAATATCTTTAAAGttcaataaccaagaaaagaaaagatcagATCGTTTGCGAAATCCGCGGCAGGGCCTTCGTTGTCCTGTGCTCCTCCTTCGCCGTGGCTCCGAGGCTTCGTCGAACCGAAGCGCCTCTCAGCCGCCCTTGTCGATGGTGGGGTAGGAGGAGGTCCATGGCGTCCCTTATCATCAGGGCAAAACAAAGGGATAGCTATGGAACTGTCCGAAACCCTAGTTTGCTGTTCATTCTTCGTGATCTCTCTTCTCTCGATGAATAGTTTGGTTGGTTTTCTGTGGTTTTGGTTCTGATCGTTGGACGCGTCGAGATTGTCTGTTTCTCTTTTCATTGTTCCCAAAAAGGGATAGGAAATTGCCattcttttctttattctttCGTTCTTTCATCATGGGAAAAGTAGGAAATTGTGTTTATCTTGATGCGTCTTTGTGATTTTTGTtctgcatttttctttttccgttCTAATGCACCCACAATGAGAAAGAAAGATGATGCAACTAAAGGTGATGATGTATTTCAGTTCAGGCATTGCGCTTGATCTCCTTCAAGTTGAGGAAGGAGTGGGATTTCTCAGTGGACCCCTGCAGCGGGAGGCAAGGGTGGTTGGAACCCACAGGTTCCTTCGCGAAAGCCAGCAACGTCACTTGCCGCGGCAACACCACGTCCAATATTTGTCATGTGACTAGCCTGTAGGCCTCGTATGCTTAAGAATCTCTTCCTCACGACTCCCTGTCTAAATCCTTttgttgaaaaagaaaaaaaaaaatcctcgaaTCTCTTATTTTTATGTAAACAAATATCAAAGTAGGAGAGTCCTGAGATTGTTGCCGCACCAGCCATAATATTTGTATTTTAGATGCAGCCTACTCAAGAGTCAGATCACTGGAGTTCTTCAAGATGAGTTTGCTAACCTTACTTCTTAAGCGAGCTGTTCTGTCTAGTATAAGTACCGGAATCTGTCATACATTTAACTCACGCTATTATTGTGTTTTTGTAACAGAGATCTTGCATGGAACTATCTCAGTGGATCCATTCCAGCTGCCTGGGCTTTGCTTGCTCTCACGCTTCTGTAGTTTATGTCTCCCCATTTGTTGCTTTAAAAGAAGATTCACcggcagaaaaataaaaatagagagtCTTGTAAATGACAATATTGCAAATAACTCTGTTCTGCAGATCTCTTCTGGGAAATCGGATCTCAGGGAGCATCCAGAGGAGCTTGGAAGAATTACGACCCTTCAGTCCCTGTACTCTCCAATCCTCATTATTTTCATAGCATTTTACTAGAATACACTAGGTGCAATGCACACACCATGGAGATAGACAACCTCCTGAGAAGAATTTCATGCACCACTTGGCAGTTTGCTAATTGCATTTTTGCATTGTTATTATTACACTTTGTAACACATTTTCTATTCCTCTTCTAGTGTTCTTTCATCAAACAATTTAACCGGGGAGTTTCTGGACTCGCTTTTTAGTATTGCAACAAGCTATCCATGTCCTTTGCTAGTATTGTTTGCAATGCCAACCTTGAGAATAATAATGATTTGAATCTTAAATCTATTATGGTGCTTGCAGAGACATACAGGGGACTTCGATGCTGGGGCTCTTTCCTCCTATCTTCTCCACATTGGTATCTCTAATGCAACTGTAAGAACCATTTTAATGCTTCACTTCACCCATTTCAATTAGTCGAGTGGCTTCTAGTGTGATACATACCAGTACAATTGGGACTGCAGGAAAGTCTCTCACTCGAAAGGAGATGGGAAGTTCCCAGTGCTGCAAATTATAGAGAACTTGGAAGTACAGTAAGTACGAAAAACAAAGTTAATTTAGGATAGCAAGTAGAGCATGTGATTTGGTCTATTCTGAACTTTTGCTCACTGAGTACATATCAATTGGAGGTATGATGCAGCGTGTTAATCAATATCTGGTGAACTCCCAGATTTTATTGGGAGATGCCTAATCTTGACCATTTGCAAGGATATCCAGAAATTCACTTGGTGACTTTACCTTCATTAGTCATTTGGGTTATATTTCAAACTATATGATTTTAATTCCACAATCTGCTACTATGAATATTTGTTATACTATCAATTCATTAACATCGGTGTAAACCTTTTGTATCTTTTGTATGCTTTATGTTTCTCTTGTAGAGATCTAAGATTTAACAATCTCAGTGGTCCAATTCCAAGAAGTGCGGTGATGGACTGACAACAATAAGCTTTATGTAAGCAGATTAGATCGACATAGTCATATGCATACCATGAAGTAATAACCAGTGACTTGATGGAGAAAGATTCAGTCTAGGTTCCTTTTTTATTACAATCACTGCAACTTTCTAACtattattttcaatttttcattaATTTGTTTCATATCCACTTTACTTTTCTCATCTAGGTACCTTACCAGTAACATGTTTAATGGAACACTGCCTAATTGGATCTTgagcaagcaaaaaaaaattgcatgtcATACTTACTGTGTGCTTTTTAAGCTGCATATTATTTGCTTATGAATTATCATTCTCCAATCGTAATTCCATCTCCATCATTttatgaaattcaaaatttcaggGATCATTCTTAGAACTCTTTTACAGGACCCTTGAATATATCCGGCTGTCAAATAAAAGATGTGGGTGGATTAACAAATTCCTTACTCGCCCTTGATCAATTGTTTTTAGTTAGTGATTTGTCTATTCTTAAGGATTAACAAATTCCTTACTCGCCCTTCATGTTTAGGAAGGAACCTGCCCTGTCCTGGGGACCTTGATGTATAGGGGACTTGCTaagttttttttcccctcttcacaataatattttgaatattttatttcatattggtATGATATAATATGTCAAAATATCTAATCAAAAGCATATTTGTGATTGACTATTCCCCTTGTCTTGCTATCACTATTGATTGCACCTTGTTCATCAATTGGGTGGCAGTAAGGTGACTTTTGATAATAATGAGTACGCGCGTATACATTAGAGTCTGGTCCATCAAACTATGCCGTCTCTGATAGTGGAAATGAGCTTATAGCAGTACAGGAGATTTTTTATGAAACAGCCAAGCAAAATACATTGTTAGGAATGCATTGGTGCAAAATGTGGCCAATTTGAAAACTGTACATGACTGCTCGTAGAAACCCTCTCTCTCGCGCAAATACTATGGTCTTTGCCTACAGAAGTGATACAGTACATGCAATCATCACTTTGCTGAATCATGTATACAGATGACCATGCATATTCCAGTGTTGGAAAGTGCTTATTTGATGTATCAATACAGGTTATTGCTTCTGCTTTTGCATATTTAGGTTCATTCAACTCTGTGTATCTATGGGATACTGTAATTAGCATTAAAAATAATGATTCTTGGATCGAAAAACCTGTAATTAAGCTGGGTCAAAAGGTTTTACAAGACACCCTTTTGCAAAGGAGCAAATGAGTAAAAAATTATTGAGTCATGTACTACTACGGTACATGGTACTGTGGAAAGTCGCTTTCAGTAGGCTGGCAAGGACAAAAGCTTTCCACAGTTCGCGGTATATGGACCTCTTATATCAGCTATTTCAGTTACACCAAGCTCGCTCttaaaaacactttttctcattttcttttgaaatgctCGTGGTAATGAAGTCTCATCATTTCTTCATGGTAGACATCGTGCCTCGTGCAAAAGAAACCGAGCTATCTGTTCTAGCTATTTTGGGCATCATTGTTGCTTGTTGCGTCATAATTGCTCTGATG is a genomic window of Phoenix dactylifera cultivar Barhee BC4 chromosome 4, palm_55x_up_171113_PBpolish2nd_filt_p, whole genome shotgun sequence containing:
- the LOC103695885 gene encoding uncharacterized protein LOC103695885 isoform X6, with the protein product MAVQALRLISFKLRKEWDFSVDPCSGRQGWLEPTGSFAKASNVTCRGNTTSNICHVTSLCSLLKSQITGVLQEILHGTISVDPFQLPGLCLLSRFYLFWEIGSQGASRGAWKNYDPSVPRHTGDFDAGALSSYLLHIGISNATESLSLERRWEVPSAANYRELGSTV
- the LOC103695885 gene encoding uncharacterized protein LOC103695885 isoform X5, translating into MAVQALRLISFKLRKEWDFSVDPCSGRQGWLEPTGSFAKASNVTCRGNTTSNICHVTSLCSLLKSQITGVLQEILHGTISVDPFQLPGLCLLSRFYLFWEIGSQGASRGAWKNYDPSVPRHTGDFDAGALSSYLLHIGISNATESLSLERRWEVPSAANYRELGSTDLYAFPECS
- the LOC103695885 gene encoding uncharacterized protein LOC103695885 isoform X4 codes for the protein MAVQALRLISFKLRKEWDFSVDPCSGRQGWLEPTGSFAKASNVTCRGNTTSNICHVTSLCSLLKSQITGVLQEILHGTISVDPFQLPGLCLLSRFYLFWEIGSQGASRGAWKNYDPSVPRHTGDFDAGALSSYLLHIGISNATESLSLERRWEVPSAANYRELGSTVSTKNKVNLG
- the LOC103695885 gene encoding probable leucine-rich repeat receptor-like serine/threonine-protein kinase At3g14840 isoform X1, whose protein sequence is MAVQALRLISFKLRKEWDFSVDPCSGRQGWLEPTGSFAKASNVTCRGNTTSNICHVTSLCSLLKSQITGVLQEILHGTISVDPFQLPGLCLLSRFCSLCLPICCFKRRFTGRKIKIESLVNDNIANNSVLQISSGKSDLREHPEELGRITTLQSLDIQGTSMLGLFPPIFSTLVSLMQLKVSHSKGDGKFPVLQIIENLEVQTCMLFRSAASRLLLWCHLLESIT
- the LOC103695885 gene encoding probable leucine-rich repeat receptor-like serine/threonine-protein kinase At3g14840 isoform X2, which gives rise to MAVQALRLISFKLRKEWDFSVDPCSGRQGWLEPTGSFAKASNVTCRGNTTSNICHVTSLLLKSQITGVLQEILHGTISVDPFQLPGLCLLSRFCSLCLPICCFKRRFTGRKIKIESLVNDNIANNSVLQISSGKSDLREHPEELGRITTLQSLDIQGTSMLGLFPPIFSTLVSLMQLKVSHSKGDGKFPVLQIIENLEVQTCMLFRSAASRLLLWCHLLESIT
- the LOC103695885 gene encoding uncharacterized protein LOC103695885 isoform X3; translation: MSLLTLLLKRAVLSSISTGICHTFNSRYYCVFVTEILHGTISVDPFQLPGLCLLSRFCSLCLPICCFKRRFTGRKIKIESLVNDNIANNSVLQISSGKSDLREHPEELGRITTLQSLDIQGTSMLGLFPPIFSTLVSLMQLKVSHSKGDGKFPVLQIIENLEVQTCMLFRSAASRLLLWCHLLESIT